The window GGGGCCGCATCCATTCGACATCGATCTCTAATCCCGACAGAAACATCAGGTAGGCAAAACCGAAATGATAGAGAAAACTCAACCACGGACCGGCCTCGATCAGATTCAAACCGCTCTTCCCGATGATGATCCCGCAGAGGATTTCACCCACCATGGCCGGAATGAGAAATTTCCGGAACGAAGAAGTCAGGATCGGAACGAAAAAGGCCAGCAGTGTAATCATCAGTAACGGTGCAAAATGCATCGGTTCCATTGTTTTCCCTGTTGATTCCCGCCGGTTATGAATTTCCCCTATGATAGCATAGCAAAAACTTTTTGAATATAGTTGACAATAAACCTGAAAACGGGTTATGTATAACAAATTTTTATTCATAATAAACTGATGAGGATTTCATTATGGCCATTCAGAAAGATTCACACGTCACCATGGAATACACCCTGACCCTCGAATCGGGTGAACAGATCGACCGGTCCGATCCGGACCGGCCGTTGCAATTTCTCTGCGGTTACAGCCAGATCATCCCCGGCCTGGAGAAGGAGTTGATCGGAAAGAACGAAAATGAATCTTTTCAGGTCAAGGTCCCCTCGGAGGAGGGATATGGACCCTACCAGGAGGAACTCCTCCAGAAAATTCCCCTCACGCAGTTCCCGGAAAAGATCGAACTGAAAGTGGGGATGAGTTTTCAGACCCGCTCCCCGCAGGGGCTTCCCATGACCTTCGTCATTAAAGAGATCGAAAAGGATTCGGCGGTTGTCGATCTCAACCATCCCCTTGCCGGCAAAACCCTCATCTTCGATATTGCCATCAAGGGTGTTCGGGCAGGCAC is drawn from Deltaproteobacteria bacterium and contains these coding sequences:
- a CDS encoding peptidylprolyl isomerase, which produces MAIQKDSHVTMEYTLTLESGEQIDRSDPDRPLQFLCGYSQIIPGLEKELIGKNENESFQVKVPSEEGYGPYQEELLQKIPLTQFPEKIELKVGMSFQTRSPQGLPMTFVIKEIEKDSAVVDLNHPLAGKTLIFDIAIKGVRAGTPEEIEAVKNPSCGSDGSSCGSGCSCG